A window of Oncorhynchus kisutch isolate 150728-3 linkage group LG10, Okis_V2, whole genome shotgun sequence contains these coding sequences:
- the LOC109898178 gene encoding prothymosin alpha-A isoform X1: MVYQLSHKGPYAAQTIPGDDKTKLDLKEKKLVEEAENGKETPANGKAEAEENGDQDNDLEEDDDDVGEEEDEEDDAEVDEEDEDDEVEGRAGKRVAEDDDDDEDDVGTKKQKTADD, from the exons ATGGTCTACCAACTGAGTCACAAGGGACCATATGCTGCTCAAACGATCCCCGGTGATGATAAAACAAAGCTA GACCTAAAAGAGAAGAAGCTTGTTGAAGAGGCAGAAAATGGAAAAGAGACCCCAGCCAATGGAAAAGCT GAGGCTGAGGAGAATGGTGATCAAGACAATGAtctagaggaggatgatgatgatgtgggagaggaggaggatgaggaagatgatGCTGAGG TTGATGAAGAAGATGAGGACGATGAGGTCGAGGGTCGTGCAGGCAAGAGGGTGGCAGAAGATGACGATGATGACGAG GATGATGTTGGAACAAAGAAGCAGAAAACCGCCGATGATTAA